A genomic stretch from Tenrec ecaudatus isolate mTenEca1 chromosome X, mTenEca1.hap1, whole genome shotgun sequence includes:
- the GPR119 gene encoding glucose-dependent insulinotropic receptor — protein MESSFSFGVILAGLATLIIVANTLVAVVVLALIHRNEGAGLCFTLNLALADTLIGVAISGLVTDQLSSSPQPTQKSLCSLRMAFITSSSTASVLTVMLIALDRYLAIKRPLRSFQLMSGLVAGTSIAGLWLVSYLIGFLPLAIPMFQQTTYQGPCSFFAVFHPRFVLTLSCAGFFPALLLFVFFYCDMLKIASAHSQQIRKMEQAGAGAGTYRSPRTASDFKAFRTVAILIGSFTLSWAPFLITGIVQAACQSCHLYLLLERYLWLLGVANSLLNPLVYAYWQKEVRQQLYQMALGAQKRLASLLSLCSARNAGHEGPRESSCRIVTVSHPQLDG, from the coding sequence ATGGAGTCGTCTTTCTCTTTTGGAGTGATCCTGGCTGGCCTGGCCACCCTCATCATTGTGGCCAACACGCTAGTGGCTGTGGTGGTGCTGGCGCTGATCCACAGGAACGAGGGTGCAGGACTCTGTTTCACCTTGAATCTGGCTCTGGCTGACACCTTGATTGGGGTGGCCATCTCTGGCCTCGTCACAGACCAGCTCTCCAGCTCTCCTCAGCCCACCCAGAAGTCCCTGTGCAGCCTTCGGATGGCCTTTATCACGTCCTCCTCAACCGCCTCGGTCCTCACAGTCATGCTGATTGCCTTGGACAGGTACCTAGCCATCAAGCGGCCCCTGCGCTCCTTCCAGCTCATGAGTGGGCTCGTGGCGGGGACCAGCATTGCCGGGCTGTGGCTGGTGTCTTACCTCATCGGCTTCCTCCCACTCGCCATCCCCATGTTCCAGCAGACCACGTACCAGGGACCCTGCAGCTTCTTCGCCGTTTTCCACCCTCGCTTTGTGCTGACCCTGTCCTGCGCTGGCTTCTTCCCGGCCCTGCTCCTCTTTGTCTTCTTCTACTGTGACATGCTCAAGATTGCCTCTGCACACAGCCAGCAGATCCGAAAGATGGAGCAGGCAGGGGCTGGCGCGGGAACTTACCGGTCCCCGCGCACTGCCAGCGACTTCAAGGCTTTCCGCACTGTGGCCATTCTCATTGGAAGCTTCACACTGTCCTGGGCTCCCTTCCTGATCACAGGCATCGTGCAGGCGGCCTGTCAGAGCTGCCACCTCTACCTACTGCTGGAACGGTACCTGTGGCTGCTTGGTGTCGCCAACTCCCTGCTCAACCCGCTCGTCTATGCCTACTGGCAGAAGGAGGTGAGGCAGCAGCTCTACCAGATGGCCCTGGGAGCGCAGAAGAGACTCGCCTCACTCCTCAGCCTTTGTTCTGCCAGGAATGCCGGCCACGAGGGCCCCAGGGAAAGTTCCTGCCGCATTGTCACTGTCTCCCACCCCCAGCTCGATGGCTAA